The Streptomyces sp. NBC_01275 genome has a segment encoding these proteins:
- the coaBC gene encoding bifunctional phosphopantothenoylcysteine decarboxylase/phosphopantothenate--cysteine ligase CoaBC: protein MDKPKVVLGVSGGIAAYKACELLRRLSESGHDVRVVPTASALHFVGAATWSALSGHPVSTEVWDDVHEVPHVRIGQHADLVVVAPATADLLAKAAHGLADDLLTNTLLTARCPVVFAPAMHTEMWEHPATRENVATLRRRGAVVVEPAVGRLTGVDTGKGRLPDPAEIFEVCRRVLARGVREPDLAGRHVVVSAGGTREPLDPVRFLGNRSSGKQGYALARTAAARGARVTLVAANTGLSDPAGVDVVQVGTAVQLREAVLKAAADADAVVMAAAVADFRPAAYASGKIKKKDGQEPEPLVLVRNPDILAEISADRARPGQVVVGFAAETDDVLANGRAKLRRKGCDLLVVNEVGERKTFGSEENEALVLGADGSETPVPHGPKEALAEIVWDLVTSRLT from the coding sequence GTGGACAAGCCGAAGGTCGTGCTGGGCGTCAGTGGGGGCATCGCCGCCTACAAGGCCTGTGAGCTGCTGCGCAGACTGAGCGAGTCGGGGCATGACGTCAGGGTCGTCCCCACCGCGTCCGCGCTGCATTTCGTGGGCGCCGCCACCTGGTCCGCCCTCTCCGGCCACCCCGTCTCCACCGAGGTCTGGGACGACGTGCACGAGGTCCCGCACGTCCGCATCGGCCAGCACGCCGACCTGGTGGTCGTCGCCCCGGCCACCGCCGACCTGCTCGCCAAGGCCGCCCACGGCCTCGCCGACGACCTCCTCACCAACACCCTCCTCACCGCCCGCTGTCCGGTGGTCTTCGCCCCCGCCATGCACACGGAGATGTGGGAACACCCGGCCACCCGGGAGAACGTGGCGACGCTGCGCCGCCGCGGCGCCGTCGTCGTGGAACCGGCGGTCGGCCGCCTCACCGGCGTCGACACGGGCAAGGGCCGGCTGCCCGACCCCGCCGAGATCTTCGAGGTCTGTCGCCGCGTCCTGGCCAGGGGTGTGCGCGAGCCCGATCTCGCCGGCCGGCATGTCGTGGTCAGCGCCGGCGGCACCCGCGAGCCCCTCGACCCGGTCCGCTTCCTCGGCAACCGCTCCTCCGGCAAGCAGGGTTACGCCCTCGCCCGCACCGCCGCCGCCCGCGGCGCCCGGGTCACGCTGGTCGCGGCGAACACCGGCCTGAGCGACCCCGCGGGCGTGGACGTCGTCCAGGTCGGCACGGCGGTGCAGCTGCGCGAGGCGGTCCTCAAGGCGGCCGCGGACGCCGACGCGGTCGTCATGGCCGCCGCCGTGGCCGACTTCCGCCCGGCGGCCTACGCCTCCGGCAAGATCAAGAAGAAGGACGGCCAGGAGCCCGAGCCCCTCGTGCTCGTACGGAATCCGGACATCCTCGCGGAGATCTCCGCCGACCGCGCCCGCCCCGGCCAGGTGGTCGTCGGGTTCGCCGCGGAGACGGACGACGTCCTGGCCAACGGCCGGGCGAAGTTGCGTCGCAAAGGGTGCGACCTGCTGGTGGTGAACGAGGTGGGGGAGCGTAAGACGTTTGGCTCAGAGGAGAACGAGGCGCTTGTGCTGGGGGCCGACGGCAGTGAGACGCCGGTGCCGCACGGACCCAAGGAAGCGTTGGCCGAAATCGTGTGGGACCTGGTGACGTCCCGCCTGACCTGA
- the rpoZ gene encoding DNA-directed RNA polymerase subunit omega, with translation MSSSISAPEGIINPPIDELLEATDSKYSLVIYAAKRARQINAYYSQLGEGLLEYVGPLVDTHVHEKPLSIALREINAGLLTSEAIEGPAQ, from the coding sequence GTGTCCTCTTCCATCTCCGCGCCCGAGGGCATCATCAACCCGCCGATCGACGAGCTCCTCGAGGCCACCGACTCGAAGTACAGCCTCGTGATCTACGCGGCCAAGCGGGCCCGCCAGATCAACGCGTACTACTCGCAGCTCGGCGAGGGCCTCCTCGAGTACGTCGGTCCGCTCGTGGACACCCACGTCCACGAGAAGCCGCTCTCGATCGCCCTGCGCGAGATCAACGCGGGGCTGCTGACGTCCGAGGCCATTGAGGGCCCGGCGCAGTAA
- the gmk gene encoding guanylate kinase, with protein MAATFRGTTPEPPDVRPRLTVLSGPSGVGKSTVVAHMRKEHPEVWLSVSATTRRPRPGEKHGVHYFFVSDDEMDKLIANGELLEWAEFAGNRYGTPRAAVLQRLEAGEPVLLEIDLQGARQVRESMAEARLVFLAPPSWEELVRRLTGRGTEPPEVIERRLAAAKIELAAEPEFDVTLVNTSVEDVARELLALVDVV; from the coding sequence ATGGCTGCAACATTCCGGGGGACGACCCCCGAGCCCCCGGACGTACGTCCGCGGCTGACCGTGCTCTCCGGCCCCTCCGGGGTCGGCAAGAGCACGGTCGTCGCCCATATGCGCAAGGAACACCCCGAGGTCTGGCTCTCGGTGTCGGCGACGACCCGTAGGCCCCGCCCCGGAGAGAAGCACGGAGTCCACTATTTCTTCGTCTCCGACGACGAGATGGACAAGCTGATCGCCAACGGCGAGCTGCTTGAGTGGGCCGAGTTCGCGGGCAACCGCTATGGCACGCCTCGAGCCGCTGTGCTGCAGCGCCTCGAGGCCGGCGAGCCGGTCCTCCTGGAGATCGACCTCCAGGGCGCCCGGCAGGTCCGCGAGTCCATGGCCGAGGCCCGGCTGGTGTTCCTGGCTCCTCCCTCCTGGGAGGAACTGGTGCGCAGACTCACTGGGCGGGGCACCGAGCCGCCCGAGGTCATCGAGCGCCGCCTGGCGGCGGCGAAGATCGAACTGGCGGCCGAGCCGGAGTTCGACGTGACCCTGGTCAACACCTCCGTCGAGGACGTGGCGCGCGAGCTGCTAGCCTTGGTGGATGTTGTGTGA
- a CDS encoding integration host factor, with protein sequence MALPPLTPEQRAAALEKAAAARRERAEVKNRLKHSGASLHEVIKQGQENDVIGKMKVSALLESLPGVGKVRAKQIMERLGISESRRVRGLGSNQIASLEREFGSTGS encoded by the coding sequence GTGGCTCTTCCGCCCCTTACCCCCGAACAGCGCGCAGCCGCGCTCGAAAAGGCCGCCGCGGCTCGCCGGGAGCGGGCCGAGGTCAAGAATCGACTCAAGCACTCCGGCGCCTCTCTTCACGAGGTCATCAAGCAGGGTCAGGAAAACGACGTCATCGGCAAGATGAAGGTCTCCGCCCTGCTGGAGTCGCTGCCCGGCGTCGGCAAGGTCCGTGCCAAGCAGATCATGGAGCGACTCGGCATCTCCGAGAGCCGCCGTGTGCGTGGTCTCGGCTCCAACCAGATCGCCTCGCTGGAGCGTGAGTTCGGCAGCACCGGCTCCTGA
- the pyrF gene encoding orotidine-5'-phosphate decarboxylase, protein MSLEPFGARLRRVMDERGPLCVGIDPHAALLAEWGLNDDVAGLERFSRTVVEALAGRVAVLKPQSAFFERFGSRGIAVLETSVQEARAAGALVVMDAKRGDIGSTMAAYAESFLHKDAPLFSDALTVSPYLGYGSLSPAVALARESGAGLFVLALTSNPEGGEVQHAVRADGRNVGATMLAHLAAENAGEEPLGSFGAVVGATLGDLSAYDLDVNGPLLAPGIGAQGATPADLPRVFGSAVRNVVPNVSRGVLRHGPDVVALRDAADRFAQEVRAAVAAG, encoded by the coding sequence ATGAGTCTGGAGCCCTTCGGCGCACGGCTGCGCCGTGTCATGGACGAGCGCGGCCCGCTGTGCGTCGGCATCGATCCGCATGCCGCCCTGCTCGCCGAGTGGGGGCTGAACGACGACGTGGCCGGTCTGGAGCGGTTCAGCCGCACGGTCGTCGAGGCCCTGGCCGGCCGGGTCGCCGTCCTGAAGCCGCAGAGCGCCTTCTTCGAGCGCTTCGGCTCGCGCGGGATCGCGGTGCTGGAGACGTCGGTGCAGGAGGCCCGGGCGGCCGGCGCGCTGGTCGTGATGGACGCCAAGCGCGGCGACATCGGCTCGACCATGGCCGCGTACGCCGAGTCCTTCCTGCACAAGGACGCCCCGCTGTTCTCCGACGCCCTCACCGTCTCGCCGTACCTCGGCTACGGGTCCCTGTCGCCGGCGGTCGCGCTGGCGCGCGAGAGCGGCGCCGGGCTGTTCGTGCTGGCGCTGACCTCCAACCCGGAGGGCGGCGAGGTGCAGCACGCGGTGCGCGCGGACGGGCGGAACGTGGGCGCGACGATGCTGGCGCACCTGGCGGCCGAGAACGCGGGGGAGGAGCCGCTGGGCTCCTTCGGGGCGGTCGTCGGCGCCACGCTGGGCGATCTGTCGGCGTACGACCTCGACGTCAACGGTCCGCTCCTGGCCCCCGGCATCGGCGCCCAGGGGGCGACCCCGGCCGATCTGCCCCGGGTGTTCGGGTCGGCGGTGCGCAATGTCGTGCCGAACGTCAGCCGCGGTGTGCTCCGGCACGGTCCCGACGTGGTCGCGCTGCGTGACGCCGCGGATCGGTTCGCGCAGGAGGTCCGGGCCGCTGTGGCGGCCGGCTGA
- a CDS encoding quinone-dependent dihydroorotate dehydrogenase, giving the protein MYKFFFRLVFRRMDPEQAHHLAFRWIRLAVRVPVLRTFVAAALAPRHKELRTEAFGLRMHGPFGLAAGFDKNAVAIDGMAMLGFDHVEIGTVTGEPQPGNPKKRLFRLVKDRALINRMGFNNEGSLAVAARLASREAVFRTVVGVNIGKTKVVPEDEAVGDYVKSTERLAPYADYLVVNVSSPNTPGLRNLQAVDHLRPLLSAVREAADRAVTSRRVPLLVKIAPDLADEDVDAVADLAVELGLDGIIATNTTIARESLGLTSEPSLVKEVGGLSGAPLKARSLEVLRRLYARVGDRITLVGVGGVENAEDAWQRILAGATLVQGYSAFIYEGPFWGRAIHKGLAARLRTSPYATLADAVGADVRKTA; this is encoded by the coding sequence ATGTACAAGTTCTTCTTCCGTCTGGTTTTCCGACGGATGGACCCCGAGCAGGCGCACCACCTGGCCTTCCGCTGGATCCGGCTCGCCGTCCGCGTCCCGGTGCTGCGCACGTTCGTCGCGGCCGCGCTCGCCCCCCGCCACAAGGAGCTGCGCACCGAGGCCTTCGGACTGCGCATGCACGGCCCGTTCGGGCTCGCCGCAGGCTTCGACAAGAACGCCGTCGCGATCGACGGCATGGCGATGCTCGGCTTCGACCACGTCGAGATCGGCACGGTCACCGGGGAGCCGCAGCCCGGCAACCCCAAGAAGCGGCTGTTCCGGCTCGTGAAGGACCGGGCGCTCATCAACCGCATGGGCTTCAACAACGAGGGCTCGCTGGCCGTCGCGGCCCGCCTGGCCTCCCGTGAGGCCGTCTTCAGGACCGTCGTGGGCGTCAACATCGGCAAGACCAAGGTCGTGCCGGAGGACGAGGCCGTCGGCGACTACGTGAAGTCGACCGAGCGGCTCGCGCCGTACGCCGACTATCTCGTCGTGAACGTCTCGTCCCCGAACACGCCCGGCCTGCGCAACCTGCAGGCGGTGGACCATCTGCGGCCGCTGCTGAGCGCCGTCCGGGAGGCCGCCGACCGTGCGGTGACCTCGCGCCGGGTCCCGCTGCTCGTGAAGATCGCCCCGGACCTGGCCGACGAGGACGTCGACGCCGTCGCCGACCTGGCCGTGGAGCTCGGTCTGGACGGGATCATCGCCACGAACACCACCATCGCGCGCGAGAGCCTCGGTCTGACTTCCGAACCCTCGCTGGTGAAGGAGGTCGGCGGTCTGTCGGGGGCGCCGCTGAAGGCGCGCTCCCTGGAGGTGCTGCGTCGCCTCTACGCGCGTGTGGGCGACCGGATCACCCTCGTGGGCGTGGGCGGCGTCGAGAACGCGGAGGACGCCTGGCAGCGCATCCTGGCCGGCGCCACGCTGGTCCAGGGCTACAGCGCCTTCATCTACGAGGGGCCCTTCTGGGGCCGCGCGATCCACAAGGGCCTCGCCGCCCGCCTGCGCACGAGCCCGTACGCCACCCTCGCCGACGCGGTCGGCGCCGACGTGAGGAAGACGGCATGA
- the carB gene encoding carbamoyl-phosphate synthase large subunit encodes MPKRTDIQSVLVIGSGPIVIGQAAEFDYSGTQACRILRAEGLRVILVNSNPATIMTDPEIADATYVEPITPEFVEKIIAKERPDTLLPTLGGQTALNTAISLAENGVLEKYGVELIGANVEAINKGEDRDLFKGVVEAVRAKIGHGESARSVICHTMDEVVAGVDELGGYPVVVRPSFTMGGAGSGFAHDEEELRRIAGQGLTLSPTTEVLLEESILGWKEYELELMRDKHDNVVVVCSIENFDPMGVHTGDSITVAPAMTLTDREYQILRDIGIAVIREVGVDTGGCNIQFAVNPEDGRVIVIEMNPRVSRSSALASKATGFPIAKIAAKLAVGYTLDEIPNDITKETPASFEPTLDYVVVKAPRFAFEKFPSADSTLTTTMKSVGEAMAIGRNFTEAFQKALRSLEKKGSQFTFVGDPGDKDALLTEAVRPTDGRINTVMQAIRAGATPEEVFEFTKIDPWFVDQLFLIKETADELAAAERLDVDLLAEAKRHGFSDQQIAEIRGLREDVVREVRHALGIRPVYKTVDTCAAEFAAKTPYFYSSYDEETEVAPREKPAVIILGSGPNRIGQGIEFDYSCVHASFALSDAGYETVMVNCNPETVSTDYDTSDRLYFEPLTLEDVLEIVHAESLAGPIAGVIVQLGGQTPLGLAQALKDNGVPIVGTPPEAIHAAEDRGAFGRVLAEAGLPAPKHGTATTFAEAKAIADEIGYPVLVRPSYVLGGRGMEIVYDETRLSSYIAESTEISPTRPVLVDRFLDDAIEIDVDALYDGQELYLGGVMEHIEEAGIHSGDSACALPPITLGGFDIKRLRASTEAIAKGVGVRGLINIQFAMAGDILYVLEANPRASRTVPFTSKATAVPLAKAAARISLGATVAELRAEGLLPATGDGGELPLDAPISVKEAVMPWTRFRDTSGRGVDTVLGPEMRSTGEVMGIDSVFGTAYAKSQAGAYGPLPTKGRAFISVANRDKRSMIFPARELVAHGFELLATSGTAEVLRRNGLNATVVRKQSEGTGPNGERTIVQLIHDGEVDLIVNTPYGTGGRLDGYEIRTAAVARSVPCLTTVQALAAAVQGIDALNHGDVGVRSLQEHAQHLTAARD; translated from the coding sequence GTGCCTAAGCGCACCGATATCCAGTCCGTCCTGGTCATCGGCTCCGGCCCGATCGTCATCGGCCAGGCCGCCGAGTTCGACTACTCCGGCACCCAGGCGTGCCGCATCCTGCGCGCCGAGGGCCTCAGGGTCATCCTGGTCAACTCCAACCCCGCGACGATCATGACCGACCCGGAGATCGCCGACGCCACCTACGTCGAGCCGATCACCCCCGAGTTCGTCGAGAAGATCATCGCCAAGGAGCGTCCCGACACCCTGCTGCCCACCCTGGGCGGCCAGACGGCGCTCAACACCGCGATCTCGCTGGCCGAGAACGGCGTCCTGGAGAAGTACGGCGTCGAGCTGATCGGCGCCAACGTGGAGGCCATCAACAAGGGCGAGGACCGCGACCTCTTCAAGGGGGTCGTGGAAGCCGTCCGCGCGAAGATCGGGCACGGCGAGTCCGCCCGCTCGGTCATCTGCCACACCATGGACGAGGTCGTCGCAGGCGTCGACGAGCTCGGCGGCTACCCGGTCGTCGTCCGCCCGTCCTTCACCATGGGAGGCGCCGGCTCCGGCTTCGCCCACGACGAGGAGGAACTGCGCCGCATCGCCGGCCAGGGCCTCACCCTCTCGCCGACCACCGAGGTGCTCCTGGAGGAGTCCATCCTCGGCTGGAAGGAGTACGAGCTGGAGCTGATGCGCGACAAGCACGACAACGTCGTGGTGGTCTGCTCCATCGAGAACTTCGACCCCATGGGCGTGCACACCGGCGACTCGATCACGGTCGCGCCCGCGATGACGCTGACCGACCGCGAGTACCAGATCCTGCGCGACATCGGCATCGCCGTGATCCGCGAGGTCGGCGTGGACACCGGCGGCTGCAACATCCAGTTCGCGGTGAACCCCGAGGACGGCCGCGTCATCGTCATCGAGATGAACCCGCGGGTGTCGCGTTCCTCGGCGCTGGCCTCCAAGGCGACCGGCTTCCCGATCGCGAAGATCGCGGCCAAGCTCGCCGTCGGCTACACCCTCGACGAGATCCCCAACGACATCACGAAGGAGACCCCGGCCTCCTTCGAGCCGACCCTCGACTATGTGGTCGTCAAGGCCCCACGGTTCGCCTTCGAGAAGTTCCCGAGCGCCGACTCGACCCTCACGACCACCATGAAGTCGGTCGGCGAGGCCATGGCCATCGGCCGCAACTTCACCGAGGCCTTCCAGAAGGCGCTGCGCTCGCTGGAGAAGAAGGGCAGCCAGTTCACGTTCGTCGGCGACCCCGGCGACAAGGACGCCCTTTTGACGGAGGCGGTCCGCCCCACCGACGGCCGCATCAACACCGTCATGCAGGCCATCCGCGCGGGCGCCACGCCCGAGGAGGTCTTCGAGTTCACGAAGATCGACCCCTGGTTCGTCGACCAGCTCTTCCTCATCAAGGAGACCGCCGACGAACTGGCCGCCGCCGAGCGCCTGGACGTGGACCTGCTCGCCGAGGCCAAGCGGCACGGCTTCTCCGACCAGCAGATCGCCGAGATCCGCGGGCTGCGCGAGGACGTCGTGCGCGAGGTGCGGCACGCGCTGGGCATCCGCCCGGTCTACAAGACGGTCGACACCTGCGCCGCCGAGTTCGCCGCGAAGACGCCGTACTTCTACTCCTCCTACGACGAGGAGACCGAGGTCGCGCCGCGCGAGAAGCCGGCCGTCATCATCCTGGGCTCCGGCCCGAACCGCATCGGCCAGGGCATCGAGTTCGACTACTCCTGCGTCCACGCCTCCTTCGCGCTGAGCGACGCGGGCTACGAGACCGTGATGGTCAACTGCAACCCCGAGACCGTCTCCACGGACTACGACACCTCCGACCGCCTGTACTTCGAGCCGCTGACCCTCGAGGACGTGCTGGAGATCGTCCACGCGGAGTCGCTGGCCGGCCCGATCGCCGGTGTGATCGTCCAGCTCGGCGGCCAGACCCCGCTGGGCCTGGCGCAGGCGCTGAAGGACAACGGGGTGCCGATCGTGGGCACGCCCCCCGAGGCGATCCACGCGGCCGAGGACCGGGGCGCCTTCGGACGCGTCCTGGCCGAGGCCGGCCTCCCGGCCCCCAAGCACGGCACGGCCACCACCTTCGCCGAGGCCAAGGCCATCGCCGACGAGATCGGCTACCCGGTCCTCGTCCGGCCCTCGTACGTCCTCGGCGGCCGCGGCATGGAGATCGTCTACGACGAGACCCGCCTGTCCTCCTACATCGCCGAGTCGACCGAGATCAGCCCCACCCGGCCGGTCCTCGTCGACCGCTTCCTCGACGACGCCATCGAGATCGACGTCGACGCGCTCTACGACGGCCAGGAGCTCTACCTCGGCGGCGTCATGGAGCACATCGAGGAGGCCGGCATCCACTCCGGCGACTCGGCGTGCGCCCTGCCCCCGATCACGCTCGGCGGCTTCGACATCAAGCGCCTGCGCGCCTCCACGGAGGCCATCGCCAAGGGCGTCGGCGTCCGCGGCCTGATCAACATCCAGTTCGCGATGGCCGGCGACATCCTCTACGTCCTGGAGGCCAACCCGCGCGCGTCCCGTACGGTCCCCTTCACCTCGAAGGCGACCGCGGTGCCGCTGGCGAAGGCCGCCGCCCGGATCTCGCTGGGCGCGACCGTCGCAGAGCTGCGCGCCGAGGGCCTGCTCCCGGCGACCGGCGACGGCGGCGAGCTGCCGCTGGACGCGCCGATCTCCGTCAAGGAGGCCGTGATGCCGTGGACCCGCTTCCGGGACACCTCGGGCCGCGGCGTCGACACCGTCCTCGGCCCGGAGATGCGCTCCACCGGCGAGGTCATGGGCATCGACTCCGTCTTCGGCACGGCGTACGCCAAGTCGCAGGCGGGCGCGTACGGGCCGCTGCCCACCAAGGGCCGCGCCTTCATCTCGGTCGCCAACCGGGACAAGCGCTCGATGATCTTCCCGGCGCGCGAGCTGGTCGCCCACGGCTTCGAGCTGCTCGCCACCTCCGGCACCGCCGAGGTCCTCAGGCGCAACGGCCTCAACGCGACGGTCGTGCGCAAGCAGTCCGAGGGCACCGGCCCGAACGGCGAGAGGACCATCGTCCAGCTCATCCACGACGGCGAGGTCGACCTCATCGTCAACACCCCCTACGGCACCGGCGGCCGCCTCGACGGCTACGAGATCCGTACGGCCGCCGTGGCCCGGTCCGTGCCGTGCCTGACGACGGTCCAGGCGCTCGCCGCCGCCGTCCAGGGCATCGACGCGCTCAACCACGGCGACGTGGGCGTCCGCTCGCTCCAGGAACACGCGCAGCACCTGACGGCGGCCCGCGACTAG
- the carA gene encoding glutamine-hydrolyzing carbamoyl-phosphate synthase small subunit, with the protein MTTSTRGAAKTPAVLVLEDGRIFRGRAFGAVGETFGEAVFSTGMTGYQETLTDPSYDRQIVVATAPQIGNTGWNDEDDESSRIWVSGYVVRDPARVPSNWRSKRSLDDELVEQGVVGISGIDTRALTRHLRERGSMRAGVFSGEAIAADAELLARVQAQPHMKGASLYEEVATKEAYVVPAVGEKRFTVAAVDLGIKGMTPHRMAERGIEVHVLPATATEEDVYAVSPDGVFFSNGPGDPATADGPVALMTAVLRRRTPLFGICFGNQILGRALGFGTYKLKYGHRGINQPVQDRTTGKVEVTAHNHGFAVDAPLDQISDTEFGRVEVSHVCLNDNVVEGLQLLDQPAFSVQYHPEAAAGPHDAAYLFDRFTSLMDTVLMEGQRA; encoded by the coding sequence ATGACGACCTCCACCAGGGGAGCCGCCAAAACTCCCGCCGTACTCGTCCTGGAGGACGGCCGGATCTTCCGCGGCCGGGCCTTCGGGGCCGTGGGGGAGACCTTCGGCGAAGCGGTGTTCTCCACCGGCATGACCGGCTACCAGGAGACCCTCACCGACCCGTCGTACGACCGACAGATCGTCGTTGCGACCGCCCCGCAGATCGGCAACACCGGCTGGAACGACGAGGACGACGAGTCGAGCCGCATCTGGGTGTCCGGTTACGTCGTGCGCGACCCCGCGCGCGTGCCCTCCAACTGGCGCTCCAAGCGCTCCCTGGACGACGAGCTGGTCGAGCAGGGCGTCGTCGGGATCTCCGGCATCGACACGCGCGCGCTGACCCGCCATCTGCGCGAGCGCGGCTCCATGCGCGCCGGCGTCTTCTCCGGCGAGGCGATCGCCGCCGACGCCGAGCTCCTCGCGCGCGTGCAGGCCCAGCCGCACATGAAGGGCGCGAGCCTCTACGAAGAGGTCGCCACCAAGGAGGCGTACGTCGTCCCGGCGGTCGGCGAGAAGAGGTTCACCGTCGCCGCCGTCGACCTCGGCATCAAGGGCATGACCCCGCACCGCATGGCCGAGCGGGGCATCGAGGTGCACGTGCTGCCCGCGACCGCGACCGAGGAGGACGTGTACGCCGTCTCCCCGGACGGAGTCTTCTTCTCCAACGGACCCGGCGACCCGGCCACGGCCGACGGTCCCGTCGCCCTGATGACGGCCGTCCTCCGGCGCAGGACGCCGCTCTTCGGCATCTGCTTCGGCAACCAGATCCTCGGCCGCGCCCTCGGCTTCGGCACCTACAAGCTGAAGTACGGCCACCGGGGCATCAACCAGCCGGTCCAGGACCGTACGACCGGCAAGGTCGAGGTCACCGCGCACAACCACGGCTTCGCCGTGGACGCGCCACTCGACCAGATCAGCGACACGGAGTTCGGCCGCGTCGAGGTCTCGCACGTCTGCCTCAACGACAACGTAGTGGAGGGGCTGCAGCTGCTCGACCAGCCGGCCTTCTCCGTCCAGTACCACCCCGAAGCGGCAGCGGGCCCGCACGACGCCGCCTACCTGTTCGACCGCTTCACGTCTTTGATGGACACAGTCCTGATGGAGGGCCAGCGTGCCTAA
- a CDS encoding dihydroorotase: MSKILIRGAKVLGGEPQDVLIDGTVIEAVGTGLSDEGAEVVEAAGKVLLPGLVDLHTHLREPGREDSETVLTGTRAAASGGYTAVFAMANTFPVADTAGVVEQVYRLGREHGYCDVQPIGAVTVGLEGRKLAELGAMHESAAGVTVFSDDGKCVDDAVIMRRALEYVKAFGGVVAQHAQEPRLTEGAQMNEGVVSAELGLGGWPAVAEESIIARDVLLAEHVGSRVHICHLSTAGSVEIVRWAKSRGIDVTAEVTPHHLLLTDELVRSYNPVYKVNPPLRTERDVLALREALADGTIDIVATDHAPHPHEDKDCEWAAAAMGMVGLETALSVVQETMVETGLLDWAGVADRMSFKPAGIGRAKGHGRPVSAGEPANLTLVDTEYRGSVDPAGFASRSRNTPYEGRELPGRVTHTWLRGKATLVDGKLT, from the coding sequence ATGAGCAAGATCCTGATCCGTGGTGCGAAGGTGCTCGGCGGTGAGCCGCAGGACGTGCTGATCGACGGCACGGTCATCGAGGCGGTCGGCACGGGCCTCTCGGACGAGGGCGCCGAGGTCGTCGAGGCCGCCGGCAAGGTGCTGCTGCCGGGGCTCGTCGACCTGCACACCCATCTGCGCGAGCCGGGCCGCGAGGACTCCGAGACGGTTCTGACGGGTACCCGCGCGGCCGCCTCCGGCGGGTACACGGCCGTCTTCGCCATGGCCAACACCTTCCCCGTGGCCGACACCGCCGGCGTCGTCGAGCAGGTCTACCGGCTCGGCCGGGAGCACGGCTACTGCGACGTGCAGCCCATCGGCGCCGTCACCGTCGGCCTGGAGGGCCGCAAGCTCGCCGAGCTGGGCGCCATGCACGAGTCGGCCGCCGGGGTCACCGTCTTCTCCGACGACGGCAAGTGCGTCGACGACGCCGTGATCATGCGCCGGGCGCTGGAGTACGTGAAGGCCTTCGGCGGGGTCGTCGCCCAGCACGCGCAGGAGCCGCGGCTGACCGAGGGCGCCCAGATGAACGAGGGCGTCGTCTCCGCCGAGCTGGGGCTCGGGGGCTGGCCCGCGGTCGCCGAAGAATCGATCATCGCCCGAGATGTCCTGCTCGCCGAGCACGTCGGCTCCCGCGTCCACATCTGCCACCTCTCCACCGCCGGGTCCGTCGAGATCGTCCGCTGGGCCAAGTCCCGCGGCATCGACGTCACCGCCGAGGTCACCCCGCACCACCTGCTCCTCACCGACGAGCTGGTGCGCAGCTACAACCCGGTCTACAAGGTGAACCCGCCGCTGCGCACCGAGCGGGACGTGCTCGCCCTGCGCGAGGCGCTCGCCGACGGCACGATCGACATCGTCGCCACCGACCACGCCCCGCACCCGCACGAGGACAAGGACTGCGAGTGGGCCGCGGCCGCCATGGGCATGGTCGGCCTGGAGACCGCGTTGTCAGTGGTCCAGGAGACGATGGTGGAGACGGGCCTGCTGGACTGGGCCGGGGTCGCCGACCGCATGTCCTTCAAGCCCGCCGGGATCGGGCGGGCGAAGGGGCACGGTCGCCCCGTCTCGGCAGGTGAGCCCGCCAACCTCACGCTCGTCGACACGGAATACCGTGGGTCCGTGGACCCCGCGGGCTTCGCCTCGCGCAGCCGGAACACCCCGTACGAGGGGCGTGAGCTGCCGGGCCGTGTGACGCACACCTGGCTCCGGGGCAAGGCCACGCTCGTCGACGGGAAGCTCACGTGA